gtaTTGTAAATATGTTGAAAAAGGTTGGAAGCGCATTTGTGAAGGCTTACAACTCATTTAGTTGTTGAATATAATTTTCTACTTTAGTTCTCCATAGCATTCCAAAATAATTATCTAAATTTCCTATtttacaacatgtatatatatataaaaaaaatgaatgacAAAAACAAAAATTTAGCACTATTTGCTTGTGgatatagttttattttttagacaccttatttttaaattttctaaatttatgtaaaattttgaaaaacatattaatttttattattttctaaattcttaTTTCCTACTTTGCTTTTGGGAGCATAGAATTCGGAACTTGGACATTGATTTATGTAGATTgtaataaaatatagtataaaattatatttaacttCTACTAAACCATATAAATCCAAATCCtagctccaaaatcatgacgCAAATACCAccaccttatataatttttgaaaaaaaaaaaaacaagttgtcttctttgtaattattttgaagcctaaaaataaaaataaaaaatagttattTTGCACAACTAAGCAAAGACTTTATTTTTTATCgtttttaatatgaatcttggAGAACTAAATAGAAGCTAAAATTTTTCTAATTCTTTGGAAAGACaaatagaaaatgaattttttttatcgtTAAATAAGGCCTATGGAAACAAATAGTCGAATATTTTCTAAAAGACATTCAAATTCATGGATGTGGCATTCATAAGTAGAGTGCATTATTTCCTTAGGAAAATATTGGTCACAAGTAGAAAATAAGAtgaagcaaaatatatgaaataatgaTATATGTACAAAATTGATAAATAAACTTCGATTATGTTTTTTATGCTAAGTATAAAAACATATGTTTCAATATATGCCATGGCAAAGTGTACTATATTGTCTACTAGTATATTAATCATTGTAATGAGTTAAGTTTTGAAACAATATCTTACGCTTCTTTATAATGTTCCAGGTTGTGATGCCAGAATCCTAATCCACGTCTCTTCTGCATCAAAGATGGAAATGTTTGAggtcatatttaaatcatattgaTCATTAATATGGAATGCTATTTACATTAGTGCATGCATTTTGCTAGTCACTTTATTTCATAGATGATGTAGGCTAGTATCACTATAATAGTGTTATGCTAAGCGACTACTTCATAACATTAAAGCTAGGGTGGCTTTTGTTATGCTAAGAAACCACTTCTTAACATTAAAGGTAGACTTTTAGATATGGAAGAGTGAACTAGAACCATACATAAGTATTCCATCATTTAAAACACAACATACAAGTTGATTACAATAAGTGATGTTggcctcaattttttttttaaaaaaagaaatcttAACAGACAAAAATGTAATATATTAACATGAATAGCTGTAAACTTGATTGAGAAGAGACTCAAATATAATaaggaaaacattttttttttcttgtatgcTATTAACAAATGTCTATTGTATGCATTTATAGTCAATATATATAGTTCTATGCATTTAAAATCCTtgctattaaaaaataattcatatcAATAACTCTAGAATTTTAAAACATACATGTATATCAACATGAACCTTTCCTTTGGCATGATAGATGATCTTAGTTTTGTCTCTCCAAAATTATTGTCAATATCTAGAAGCAGATATTCCACAGTAGTGTATTATAGATGtctatcaaattttttttattggatTAGGTTTAATAACTTCCTGTGCAAACTAGATTGCGAGGAGTTTTCATGTGTTCTATTCGATCTTGGAGGGTGATTCTTGTACTCTTCCCCATCTTAGTTCCATCAAATATAaaaattagttttataaatgttatatcaataaatttaatatatattaatttaaaatattatataaatatagaaatttattttaataaactttaatatgtaatttatatgtttaaaatttaaaattatttttaataactATAAAATAGTCTAGtagtatttaaatttattaatataaattatatatatatatatatatatatatatatatgtatatatttataaattgtgCAGGAAAAcaacatgaacataatatatgTGTGTAGATTACATCTtaataattgtaatataattaatatatttttaatcaaattggtAATGTTTTGTGACaactaaattaataaattaaaataattttgactTGACCACattctcttttaattttagtTCAGTTAATTatttacatgtatatatgtgactATCACAATTTATTAAAGAATTGAtgaataaatttatttaaaaattcacttttttttaaataagtgTGAACAACTAGAAACTAAAATTTTGATGGGGCTTGTAGCCTATAAACTTCTTTTACCAAAAGTACTAACAAAAGATTGTTTGAAAAAAGCAAGACATATGTTACTTATGTTATCTTTAGAAATTATGCCCTATATTAGTTTATAAGAAAATGAATCTTTAATGCAATGCTATGTACTAGAATTTCCTTTTCTAATCAcctttaataacaataataataataataataataataataataataataataataataataataataataataataataataataataataataataataataataataataatacacatacCAATTGTAATTTTATAGAAGGACCTGTTACTGGTATCAGTTTGAAAAGGGATTTGTCGGCCCACTCCATAGCATCAAACTGGTTTCTTTTTACTCTAATAATTCTTTTAATAGTTGTAGGAGGAGGAAGAACAGATGACACCGTGCCAATATCATTATCATGCATAGAAATGGAAATAGGGAGGCTCTTCAGATTTGGGCATCCATATATGAGTATTTCTTGCAAATAGTCACTGACCATGCTCCCCTTATTACCACATATTAACCCCTGCAACTTGGGTAGATATCCTAACCACAATTCTTGTAATTTTGGGAACATGAACATAGAATTCTTGCTTCTTTCCTGATGCAccccctcttcttcttcatctctgTCTACCGCTGAAATGATATTCTCAATATTTTTACAGTCATGCACAAACATAATCTCAAGGTTTTGGAGGTGTTTCTGTGCAAACCGAAAAGGAAATATATACTTTACATTATGACATTCCAAAATGGCCAGCAGCTTAAGATTGGAAAAGCTTCCACTCGATACTGGCGATAGTGATTGTTCTAGTCCTCCCCTTCCAACTGCACCCTCCTGAAGCTTTAAGAGGGCTTTGAGGTTTTGCAAATCACGCAACACCAAGGTCTCTAGTCGTGGTAAAAATAAAGGCATAATATTAGAATCGGTGGTGGCAATGCAACAATTATCTGCCCACAAGTAGTGCATCCCTTGGCAGGACTCAATTTTACATCTCTCTAAATCCTCAGCATTCTTCAAAGAAGACGAAAAATCTAACAAGCTGCAGAAATCATTGCATCCCCTTAAAATCAACTCTTGGACATTTGAAGGGAGCATGAGGGATAATTCCCCTATTTCTGAACTATTACGAACCCCACGATAATCTATACATAATTGTCTGCCAAACAGTATTTCTGGTAGCTGAAGAACATCCACCGATAAGCAAAGGAAGTAGCGCTTCAACTTTTTCCAAGCCTCAGATTTTACATAATTGTTAAACTTGAGAGGGTCAAGGCCCCAGAGTTTGATACTTTCTAACTTTGTCAAGACAGAGAGTTGATCCACCTGCATATCTTTTCCTCCAACTCCAATGCACTGCAACTGCCTTAGCTTGGGGAGGACCTCCTTGCCCCCTCTTTCAGTTTGAGGAAACATCCATTTGATGGACATACCGCACAAGTCCAGGAATTTGAGGTCACATAATTCTTCGATGCCCATAAGAGCTCCACATTTTTCACTTTTCTGAAGATCAAGTTCCCTTAATTTTTTGAGTTGTGCCAAAGAAGGAACATATTTTAATTTTGGGCATGTTTTAAGCAATAGTGCTCTTAGGTTCGTCAAGCTTGAGAGGGAGTCAGGAACACGCTCAATGCCTGTACTAGACAAGTCTAAAACTGTCAAACTTGGCATACTTGCAAAAAAGATATTGGACATCTTTGTTAATCTTTCATTATCATTTAGCAACAAAGTAAACAACAAAGGGCACATCGGTGAGGTAAAATCTTCCGCCCCTCTACCTAAGAAATTTCTCATTAATGAAATCCTCTCTAGACTCCCTTGCCAATTTCTATTATTTGGGAGCTCTTCTAGTTGGGCACCAGCTTTCACCATAAACATATGCTTATCCGATCTTGCAATATCAAGGGCCATGTCTCTTATCACATCATGCATCTTTACACAATTATGAGGGTGACTTACAGAACTTTGTAGTAAACATACATTTATGAGTTCATTCAATCTAGAGTGGCCTCGATTATACTCCTGTTGCCTAGTATCCATTTCATCTATTAGTCCCTCACAAATCCAATACCGTATCAATTCCACTCTTGGAATGTCATGATCTTCCGGAAACAAGGCACAATACAAGAAACACTGCTGCATCTTTTCATTCTTCAATCGATCATAACTAAACTTTAAGCGCTTATATACATCCTTTACATTTTGAGTGATATCTGGAGCATGTTGTTTCAATTCGTCTAAAGCATTATTCCACTCATAAATGTCACACACTCCAATCAAGCTTCTTGCTATTGTGATGATTGCAAGGGGCAAACCAGCACATTCTTTGGCAATAGATTTCGCAATTCTTTCCACTTCAAGATCAATAAGAACAGTGTGAGACCCTAATTTTTCCTTGAATAGGCTCCAAGCTTCTTTAGTTGAAAGTGGCTCAACTTTGATAATTTTTTGGCACATTTGTTGACACACTTCTGACGATCGAGAAGTTATGATCAACTTCCCCTTGCTACCTTCATTAATAGGAATTCCCACACCCTCTATAGAATAACTTTCCCACATATCATCTAAAATAAAGACAAATTTCTTTCTAGCATTCAATGCTTCCAACAACATAGCTGCCCTTGTGATTTCGGCTTCATCTCCTTTAAAATCCACATTCAATTTTAATGCAATCTTATTTTGCAAGATATGAACACTTGATTCTTGAGATACAGTGACCCAAAATATAGAACCAAAGACACGCGAATTTTCCAAGAGTCGGTTGTGGATGTGTGTTACAATGGTTGTTTTGCCCACTCCTCCCATTCCATAAACTCCCACACTTCTAATGTCCTCTTTCACCAATATTTCCCAAATCTTTTCAAGGTTTCTCTTGGCTGTAGCTTCACCTACTAGTTTTGCGCTAGGTAACGCAAGTCCTTTATCTAAATATGTGTCGTTAACAACCCCATTAGGAAATATGCCCCTATCAAAAACTCCATTTACTTCTTTAGTAAtattctcaatttttcttaagaACTTAGGTCGTGAGAAATATCTTCTTTTCTTAGCTACATGTTCTATTTCATCAACTTCTCCTCTTTTGCTTTCTACACTTTTCAACCAATTTTCAACCTCTGCCTTGGGTTCCTTTTGAAACTGGTACTCAACATTCTCTAGTTCTTTTTTAATGTCCTTTTCTCGGCTAATCAACTTATCCATGTTCTCCTTTaactttttcatattttcttgaagaatttgcTTATAGCTCCAACACTCTCCAATGGAGATGCATATACTCTGCACTAGCTCAATGCTCTTCAATATGTTCCCCCAAATATCCATCTGCACATTGCATGTATAATTATCACAGGGTGAGTGAGTTTTGTGATGATATTTTGAATGCTAAAATTAAGATGAAAACACTTCAAAAGAAGGTTGTGAACTAATAACAAGTCATGTGTATAAAAACCATGAAGAAAGTGTAGCTCAACTAATATTAATgtacttaaattttattttacatttgttttgatttttcctGGGTCGGTTGAAAGGTCTTGTCTAGGTTGGACTTTCGAGTCATAAGAAAAAAGACTAATATTCTCTTTATCATTTCACTTAGAATGAATGAAATTGCATTTAATGAATTTCATCTTGCTTTTCCTATCTAGCTAACTAAATAGTGCATTGGTGCTTAAAATTctcaaaaattcttttttttttttttttaaattccacaAATCCTTTCTAATTGGTCTATCAACCAATACaatagaataataaataaatacatgaAATATATAAGCAACAAACTAAGATATTTAAAAGTGTTATACTACATTCATTGGGACAAGAAAATCACAATATCAGTTGCATGGattataacatttgaatttggaAAATTGCAACTTTGAGGCCATGACTATCTAACAATAAGAGAAATCTCATGCTTTTGCAATAAAGACAAAAGATGCCCTACAATATACTTAAAATACTCACAATTACATCATCCAAAGAATTATAGAGAAGGGAGCATTCATCCAAAGAATTATAGGAGAAAGATATATTGCTAAAGGAACTAGTTACTTGGAACAGTAAGGTAGACAAGAGACCTTTATGCGAGCAAGATAAAAGTGTTGAAAGAaaaggcttggtgccaaaccacgttaaatctccGTTGTTAAGTtttctctcccttcactctttattttatctTTGAGGGAACATTTAAAAAAGCATAGAGAAGGGAGCATTCATCCAAAGAATTATAGGAGAAAAATACATTGTTAAAGGAACTAGATACTTGGAACAGTAAGGTAGAGAAGAGACCTTTATACGAGCAAGATAAAAGTGTTGAAAGAGAAGGCAACCAGAAAATTTTTGCAATGGTTGGATCAGCAAGAAGCTTCATGGAGACTCTGATCCTGGGAACTATGGTTGAAGGATGGAGATAAGAACACTAGTTATTTTCACAGGGTGGCAGCTttgcacaagaaaaaaaaaacttcatttcACGGTTGAGTATTAAGAATAAGATTGAAGATATTAAGTCTAAAGCTTCAATTTTTTTCAGAAATTTGCTGCAAGAACCTTATATGTGGAGGCCCAAATTGAAGGGGGAAGGCTTCAATACACTGCCAGACTACTGCAGGAAGCACCTCGAAAGCACTTTCTCAGAGGAGGAAATTTGGAGTGCCATTGCTGCATTGAATGGAGACAAAGTGCCTGGTCCAGCTTTCCAGGAAACTTATGTAGACGAGGGGTTTGAAAGAAGTCTGAATGCCACCTTTTAAAAAGAGGTGCcgagaatattaaaaaaaaactataggCCCATTAGCCTTATCGGCATCAATCAGGCTTAAGGAGGTTGTACCATTGATCATTTCCAAACAATAGGTAGCTTTTGTAGCTGGAAGATAGATATTGGATGTTGCattaataagaaaagaaagtatagattttttaaaagaaagaaagtCAATAGCTTCCCTTGCAAACTCAATCTAGAGAAGGCCTTGGACCATGCGAATTAGGATTGTCTTATTGATATTATGAGAATTATAGGGTTTGGTGAAAAATGGAGGAGCTGTATCCAACAGTGTATCTCTACGGATTCCTTTTCAGTTTTGATTAATGGAGAGGCTTTGGATATTTCAAAAACTACAAGGGTTTGAGGCAGGGTGATCCACTTTCGTCATTCCTTTTTATCATCATAATGGAAGctctctcaaaaatgattttcaaagccaTGACTATAGACTTGTTGAAGGAAGTTAGTATCCACAACTCGAAAGATTCCATTATTTTATCACACCTCTTGTTTGCGGATGACATGTTGATTTTTTGCAGTAACTCTCCATATAAATTTAGGAATTTACGAGTCATCCTCTTGTGCTTTGAAGTGGTTGCGAGGCTAAAAGTTATTCTCTCTAAGAGCCTTATTAATTTTCTCGATTGGAGTTACGAA
This genomic stretch from Malania oleifera isolate guangnan ecotype guangnan chromosome 3, ASM2987363v1, whole genome shotgun sequence harbors:
- the LOC131151390 gene encoding disease resistance protein SUMM2-like — encoded protein: MDIWGNILKSIELVQSICISIGECWSYKQILQENMKKLKENMDKLISREKDIKKELENVEYQFQKEPKAEVENWLKSVESKRGEVDEIEHVAKKRRYFSRPKFLRKIENITKEVNGVFDRGIFPNGVVNDTYLDKGLALPSAKLVGEATAKRNLEKIWEILVKEDIRSVGVYGMGGVGKTTIVTHIHNRLLENSRVFGSIFWVTVSQESSVHILQNKIALKLNVDFKGDEAEITRAAMLLEALNARKKFVFILDDMWESYSIEGVGIPINEGSKGKLIITSRSSEVCQQMCQKIIKVEPLSTKEAWSLFKEKLGSHTVLIDLEVERIAKSIAKECAGLPLAIITIARSLIGVCDIYEWNNALDELKQHAPDITQNVKDVYKRLKFSYDRLKNEKMQQCFLYCALFPEDHDIPRVELIRYWICEGLIDEMDTRQQEYNRGHSRLNELINVCLLQSSVSHPHNCVKMHDVIRDMALDIARSDKHMFMVKAGAQLEELPNNRNWQGSLERISLMRNFLGRGAEDFTSPMCPLLFTLLLNDNERLTKMSNIFFASMPSLTVLDLSSTGIERVPDSLSSLTNLRALLLKTCPKLKYVPSLAQLKKLRELDLQKSEKCGALMGIEELCDLKFLDLCGMSIKWMFPQTERGGKEVLPKLRQLQCIGVGGKDMQVDQLSVLTKLESIKLWGLDPLKFNNYVKSEAWKKLKRYFLCLSVDVLQLPEILFGRQLCIDYRGVRNSSEIGELSLMLPSNVQELILRGCNDFCSLLDFSSSLKNAEDLERCKIESCQGMHYLWADNCCIATTDSNIMPLFLPRLETLVLRDLQNLKALLKLQEGAVGRGGLEQSLSPVSSGSFSNLKLLAILECHNVKYIFPFRFAQKHLQNLEIMFVHDCKNIENIISAVDRDEEEEGVHQERSKNSMFMFPKLQELWLGYLPKLQGLICGNKGSMVSDYLQEILIYGCPNLKSLPISISMHDNDIGTVSSVLPPPTTIKRIIRVKRNQFDAMEAYKANAELMDLQPLLHDRPSNTDIQKRMVEKKNEASRLREANRMLLAQIAKGKYLKECDKSPDGFLACFFKRSWNTVGKEFTNAIREFLSTGKLLKRINHTIIALIPKSSHALTINDFGPISCCNVMHKVIAKIIATRIKPCLEEIVKPAQSTFVKHRSMVGNIYLVQELERRNSLATPLRTTESRASD